The Deinococcus metalli genome includes a window with the following:
- a CDS encoding glycosyltransferase, which yields MNQSAVPDSGDPLVSVVIPTRGRPELLLSRALRTALAQTLAAIEVIVVVDGPDTATLDALHSVTDPRVRVLAQPAAVGGSEARNIGVRAARAAWIALLDDDDEWLPHKLEQQWAVAQAHGDRVIVACPWIERTPRGDTAQPPRQPEAGETIGDYMLARRTSGERASGLVSSLLFTSRDLLLDVPFQPGLPKHQDWDWLLRAAARPGVHLATSADVGAIWYYEEPRASVSRHQDWRFSLAWAQEHLRRGTMSPRAFAAFLNSHVSTAAQLSGDHAAALPLLRAFAGARPRAFEWVRFLSGWVIPLEARRTLRSRLGPALARMRGRRPRPTAPLSALSVSGQRVALIDPLDTGHHTGYAALLAAGLVARGDRVQVIGPARLVDAVQHASPQVQGDVLPLYASGAEAYYRLPRRQRELVNVRFFRAALRAARAQRADVVHLLYLDSYTQSFLLALLSMKPVLGRVRVRATLHWLYFLRTYKSPPGHPLGEAVHLVVVFLLGLLGVRIMVHSQTLAAQLRARVPGLAVDAVPYFAEPPRTTSATRTQVRAARRADLNLPADAVALLAFGGTRHDKGSDIAVRALALLPAQFHLLIVGPARTFDSQALEQLAQTCGVADRVHFRVEFVPDDEVESYFVAADAVVLPYRRVFAGQSGPLLIAASLGVPVVASDVGVLTETVRAYDLGVLCEPENPEALAAALRQVPDLAPRSRVPDFQADHTPERFTQATVESYGTSR from the coding sequence ATGAACCAGTCCGCCGTCCCGGATTCCGGCGACCCGCTCGTCAGCGTGGTCATTCCCACCCGCGGCCGTCCCGAGTTGCTGCTGTCCCGCGCGCTCCGCACGGCCCTGGCGCAGACGCTCGCGGCCATCGAGGTGATCGTGGTCGTGGACGGGCCGGATACCGCCACGCTGGACGCGCTGCACAGTGTGACCGACCCGCGCGTGCGCGTGCTGGCCCAGCCGGCCGCGGTGGGCGGGAGCGAGGCGCGCAACATCGGCGTCCGGGCGGCCCGCGCCGCGTGGATCGCCCTGCTCGACGACGACGACGAGTGGCTGCCTCACAAGCTCGAGCAGCAGTGGGCGGTCGCGCAGGCGCATGGAGACCGGGTGATCGTCGCGTGCCCGTGGATCGAGCGCACGCCCAGGGGAGACACGGCGCAACCTCCGCGGCAGCCCGAAGCCGGCGAGACCATCGGTGACTACATGCTGGCCCGCCGCACGTCCGGCGAGCGGGCGAGCGGGCTGGTCAGCAGCCTGCTGTTCACCTCACGTGACCTGCTGCTGGACGTTCCCTTTCAGCCTGGTCTGCCCAAGCACCAGGACTGGGACTGGCTCCTTCGGGCGGCGGCGCGTCCCGGCGTGCATCTCGCCACCTCGGCCGACGTGGGCGCCATCTGGTACTACGAGGAGCCGCGCGCGTCCGTCAGCCGTCACCAGGACTGGCGGTTCTCCCTGGCGTGGGCGCAGGAACACCTCCGGCGCGGCACCATGAGCCCGCGCGCCTTCGCGGCCTTCCTGAATTCGCATGTCAGCACGGCGGCCCAACTGTCCGGCGACCACGCGGCGGCCCTGCCGCTCCTGCGGGCATTCGCCGGCGCACGGCCGCGCGCTTTCGAGTGGGTCCGCTTCCTGTCGGGCTGGGTCATTCCGCTGGAAGCCCGGCGCACGCTGCGTTCCCGGCTGGGGCCGGCCTTGGCCCGGATGCGTGGTCGCCGGCCCCGACCGACCGCACCGCTGTCCGCGCTCTCTGTGAGCGGCCAGCGGGTGGCGCTGATCGATCCGCTCGACACCGGGCACCACACCGGCTACGCCGCCCTGCTGGCGGCCGGCCTGGTGGCGCGGGGTGACCGTGTGCAGGTGATTGGTCCGGCGCGGCTGGTGGACGCCGTGCAGCACGCGTCACCGCAGGTGCAGGGCGACGTCCTGCCCCTGTACGCTTCGGGTGCCGAGGCCTATTACCGTCTGCCCAGACGGCAGCGTGAACTCGTGAACGTGCGCTTCTTCCGCGCGGCACTCCGGGCGGCCAGGGCGCAGCGGGCGGATGTCGTGCACCTGCTCTACCTCGACAGTTACACTCAGTCGTTCCTCCTTGCCCTGCTCTCGATGAAGCCTGTGCTCGGCCGTGTTCGGGTGAGGGCCACGCTGCACTGGCTGTATTTCCTCCGGACATACAAGTCTCCGCCGGGTCACCCGCTGGGGGAGGCTGTTCACCTAGTCGTGGTGTTTCTGCTGGGCCTGCTGGGCGTGAGGATCATGGTGCACTCGCAGACGTTGGCCGCGCAGCTTCGGGCCCGTGTGCCCGGGCTTGCCGTCGATGCTGTGCCGTACTTCGCAGAGCCGCCGCGCACCACCTCTGCCACGCGGACCCAGGTGCGTGCCGCGCGCCGCGCCGACTTGAACCTTCCTGCAGACGCGGTTGCCCTTCTGGCCTTCGGTGGCACCCGCCATGACAAGGGCAGTGACATCGCGGTCCGGGCGCTGGCGCTGCTGCCCGCTCAGTTCCATCTCCTGATCGTCGGGCCGGCGCGCACCTTCGACTCCCAGGCGCTGGAGCAACTCGCCCAGACCTGCGGCGTTGCCGACCGTGTCCACTTCCGGGTGGAGTTCGTGCCGGATGACGAGGTCGAGAGTTATTTTGTGGCGGCGGACGCGGTCGTCCTGCCGTACCGCCGGGTGTTTGCGGGCCAGAGCGGCCCGCTGCTGATCGCAGCGTCCCTGGGCGTGCCAGTCGTCGCGTCTGACGTCGGCGTGCTCACAGAGACCGTCCGGGCGTACGATCTGGGGGTCCTGTGCGAGCCGGAGAATCCGGAGGCGCTTGCGGCGGCGCTGCGGCAGGTGCCGGATCTGGCGCCGCGCTCCAGGGTGCCCGACTTTCAGGCGGATCACACGCCGGAGCGGTTCACGCAGGCCACCGTCGAGAGTTACGGGACTTCGCGGTAA